One segment of Pyxidicoccus trucidator DNA contains the following:
- a CDS encoding ATP-binding protein, whose protein sequence is MPMLVYNLGQPNEVMFPFGTEPVTIGRADSQPICIPHASLSRQHALIECSDGRYFVVDLQSKNGTFVNGSQVRRQELRFGDTLRLGDLHFLFMDKSPSVLAADSSADGTGPLAALRPQVVRAVTRVPLQELVRDVPSGEERPSASDATEKRTRDKLRILLEVAKLFSASDNIDVVLGRILDLAFQILHVDRGAVLLVNEATGELEPRVVKTTQGTPVHGQIYSQNIVEYVMRQSVAALFSDATQDPRLDDAQSVIIHRIRASMCVPLKPKDDIIGVLYVDNLSLPNRYSEEDLEFLVAFASQAALALENAALYRRIERETVERMQLTMDAKLASLAALVGGLAHELRNPLNFINNFARLSVARVGELSELLGAQRAVLPAGAAEEVDDALSGLRESTTKIHEHGQRADSLIHGMLLHARRPAGVREERDLNALVAESVGLGQGGVRGQPLEVRVEAEYDADMGRVEMVATDLSRVFINVVDNALYAMRQKRQQPGAEYTPTLRVRTVSRGAQAEVRIRDNGPGIPRELAEKVFEPFFTTKPPGQGTGLGLSLAHEIVVQGHQGTFRMESTPGEFAEFIITLPKRARAGQR, encoded by the coding sequence ATGCCGATGCTCGTCTACAACCTGGGTCAGCCCAACGAGGTGATGTTTCCCTTTGGGACGGAGCCCGTCACCATCGGCAGGGCCGACTCGCAGCCCATCTGCATCCCCCACGCCAGCCTGTCGCGCCAGCACGCGCTCATCGAGTGCAGCGACGGGCGCTACTTCGTCGTGGACCTGCAGAGCAAGAACGGCACGTTCGTGAACGGCTCGCAGGTCCGCCGCCAGGAACTCCGTTTCGGAGACACACTCCGGCTGGGCGACCTGCATTTCCTCTTCATGGACAAGAGCCCGTCCGTCCTGGCCGCGGACTCCAGCGCGGATGGCACGGGCCCGCTGGCGGCGCTGCGCCCCCAGGTGGTCCGCGCGGTCACCCGCGTGCCCCTCCAGGAGCTGGTGCGGGACGTGCCTTCCGGCGAAGAGCGCCCGAGTGCATCGGACGCCACGGAGAAGCGGACGCGCGACAAGCTGCGCATCCTCCTCGAGGTGGCGAAGCTCTTCTCCGCCTCCGACAACATCGACGTGGTGCTCGGCAGGATTCTCGACCTGGCGTTCCAGATCCTCCACGTGGACCGCGGCGCCGTCTTGCTCGTCAACGAGGCCACGGGAGAGCTGGAGCCTCGCGTCGTCAAGACGACGCAGGGCACTCCCGTGCATGGGCAGATCTACAGCCAGAACATCGTCGAGTACGTCATGCGCCAGAGCGTGGCGGCCCTCTTCTCGGACGCGACGCAGGACCCACGCCTCGATGATGCGCAGTCCGTCATCATCCACAGGATTCGCGCCTCGATGTGCGTCCCGCTCAAGCCCAAGGACGACATCATCGGCGTGCTGTACGTCGACAACCTCTCGCTCCCCAATCGCTACTCGGAGGAGGACCTCGAGTTCCTGGTGGCCTTCGCCAGCCAGGCGGCGCTCGCGCTGGAGAACGCGGCCCTCTACCGGCGCATCGAGCGGGAGACGGTGGAGCGCATGCAGCTCACCATGGACGCCAAGCTGGCCTCGCTGGCGGCGCTGGTGGGTGGGCTGGCGCACGAGCTGCGCAACCCCCTCAACTTCATCAACAACTTCGCCCGGCTGTCGGTGGCGCGGGTGGGCGAGTTGTCAGAGCTGCTGGGCGCACAACGGGCGGTGCTGCCGGCCGGGGCGGCCGAGGAAGTGGACGACGCGCTCTCCGGCCTCCGCGAGAGCACGACGAAAATCCATGAGCACGGCCAGCGGGCCGACTCGCTCATCCACGGCATGCTGCTGCACGCCCGCCGGCCCGCCGGAGTCCGGGAGGAGCGGGACCTGAATGCGCTCGTGGCGGAGAGCGTGGGCCTGGGACAGGGCGGCGTGCGAGGCCAGCCGCTCGAGGTGAGGGTGGAGGCGGAGTACGACGCGGACATGGGCCGCGTGGAGATGGTGGCCACGGACCTCTCGCGGGTGTTCATCAACGTGGTGGACAACGCCCTCTACGCCATGCGGCAGAAGCGCCAGCAGCCAGGCGCCGAGTACACGCCGACGCTGCGCGTCCGCACCGTGAGCCGTGGGGCCCAGGCCGAGGTGCGCATCCGTGACAACGGGCCGGGCATTCCCAGGGAGCTCGCCGAGAAGGTCTTCGAGCCGTTCTTCACCACCAAGCCCCCGGGCCAGGGCACGGGGCTGGGGCTGTCGCTCGCCCATGAAATCGTGGTGCAGGGACACCAGGGGACGTTCCGGATGGAATCGACCCCTGGTGAGTTCGCGGAGTTCATCATCACCCTGCCCAAGCGGGCGCGGGCCGGACAGCGCTGA
- a CDS encoding vWA domain-containing protein yields the protein MTPTSLKRRLSVWGSALLVTCTLPGCTRSMSPDASADYRVSPQQAQGTPESQPSRSTKTESAVDQDDALEGEEVARFDAKEKSRSAPAPAGVMVGAASGASLAPMEAMAEPMAARPPPPSTPAPEMKRREAPGKLMAGQPLADKSKPKDGMDEADLATAARGNTFEAWKPNLFIDTVKDPLSTFAADVDTASYTVARRYLVQGTLPPSSAVRVEEFVNYFKYRYAAPEKGAFTVHLEGAPSPFDSKRHFVRVGVQGKVVSRSQRKPAHLVFLVDTSGSMNSQDKLPLAKEAIKIAVKNLNENDTVAIVTYAGSTRDVLPPTPATDVKRIHDALDTLQSGGGTAMGSGMELAYKHAVKKASGSVVSRVVVLTDGDANIGPNMGPQSMLESIHKYVAEGVTLSAIGFGMGNYRDDLMEKLADKGNGNCFYIDSYKEAKKVFETQLTGTLEVIAKDVKLQVEFNPAAVRRYRLLGYENRDVADNDFRNDKVDAGEIGAGHNVTAVYEVELTGDTQEALATVRVRAKAPNGTEAAEQAFPFERSLLRQSLEAASADFRFAVAVASTADILRGNPAAESWSLATAQKLAEGSAAGDADRNEFVRLVTQARALMGASARGN from the coding sequence ATGACGCCGACCTCGCTGAAGCGCCGCCTGTCCGTGTGGGGAAGTGCCCTTCTCGTCACCTGCACACTGCCCGGCTGCACGCGCAGCATGTCCCCCGACGCGAGCGCCGACTATCGCGTCAGCCCCCAGCAGGCCCAGGGCACGCCGGAGTCGCAGCCCTCCCGGAGCACGAAGACCGAGTCCGCCGTGGATCAGGACGACGCCCTCGAGGGTGAGGAAGTCGCCAGGTTCGATGCCAAGGAGAAGTCCCGGAGCGCGCCCGCCCCCGCCGGGGTCATGGTGGGCGCTGCCAGTGGCGCGAGCCTCGCCCCCATGGAGGCCATGGCCGAGCCCATGGCCGCGCGCCCCCCGCCTCCGTCCACGCCCGCCCCGGAGATGAAGCGCCGCGAGGCGCCCGGGAAGCTCATGGCTGGACAGCCCCTCGCGGACAAGTCGAAACCGAAGGACGGCATGGACGAGGCCGACCTCGCCACGGCCGCGCGCGGCAACACCTTCGAGGCGTGGAAGCCCAACCTCTTCATCGACACGGTGAAGGACCCGCTGTCCACCTTCGCCGCGGACGTGGACACCGCGTCCTACACGGTGGCGCGCCGCTACCTCGTCCAGGGCACCCTGCCGCCTTCCTCGGCCGTGCGCGTGGAGGAGTTCGTCAACTACTTCAAGTACCGCTACGCCGCCCCGGAGAAGGGCGCCTTCACCGTCCACCTGGAGGGCGCGCCCTCCCCCTTCGACTCCAAGCGCCACTTCGTGCGCGTGGGCGTGCAGGGCAAGGTCGTCTCGCGCTCGCAGCGCAAGCCCGCGCACCTGGTCTTCCTCGTGGACACCAGCGGCTCGATGAACTCGCAGGACAAGCTGCCGCTCGCGAAGGAGGCCATCAAGATCGCCGTCAAGAACCTCAACGAGAACGACACCGTCGCCATCGTCACCTACGCGGGCTCCACCCGTGACGTGCTGCCGCCCACGCCGGCCACCGACGTGAAGCGCATCCACGACGCGCTCGACACGCTCCAGTCCGGCGGTGGCACCGCCATGGGCTCGGGCATGGAGCTGGCCTACAAGCACGCCGTGAAGAAGGCCTCCGGTAGCGTGGTGTCCCGCGTCGTCGTCCTCACCGATGGCGACGCCAACATCGGCCCCAACATGGGCCCGCAGTCGATGCTGGAGAGCATCCACAAGTACGTGGCCGAGGGCGTCACCCTCTCCGCCATCGGCTTCGGCATGGGCAACTACCGCGATGACCTGATGGAGAAGCTCGCGGACAAGGGCAACGGCAACTGCTTCTACATCGACAGCTACAAGGAGGCGAAGAAGGTCTTCGAGACGCAGCTCACCGGCACGCTGGAGGTCATCGCCAAGGACGTGAAGCTCCAGGTGGAGTTCAACCCCGCCGCCGTCCGCCGCTACCGCCTGCTCGGGTATGAGAACCGCGACGTGGCCGACAACGACTTCCGCAATGACAAGGTGGACGCGGGCGAGATTGGCGCCGGCCACAACGTCACCGCCGTGTACGAGGTGGAGCTGACCGGAGACACCCAGGAGGCGCTCGCCACCGTGCGCGTGCGCGCCAAGGCGCCCAATGGCACCGAGGCCGCCGAGCAGGCGTTCCCCTTCGAGCGCTCCCTGCTGCGCCAGTCGCTGGAGGCCGCGTCTGCGGACTTCCGCTTCGCCGTGGCCGTGGCCTCCACCGCGGACATCCTCCGCGGCAACCCGGCCGCCGAGAGCTGGAGCCTCGCCACCGCCCAGAAGCTCGCCGAGGGCTCCGCCGCCGGTGACGCCGACCGCAACGAGTTCGTCCGGCTGGTCACCCAGGCCCGCGCGCTGATGGGCGCGTCCGCCCGGGGGAACTGA
- a CDS encoding CHAT domain-containing tetratricopeptide repeat protein: protein MRQIFGWMTVVVLCCAAGGDAGEETPDGRLVEAQSAFGEATKLKDAGEHAKALARARHALALREAVLGGTHPDVASCLELVGELHVRQGELALAEPLLQRTLAIREAALDKDHPDLARTLHRLANLYLDQGLYSRAEPLYQRALAIREVALGNNHPDLANTLNNLANLYGDQGLYSRAEPLYQRALAIREAALGNNHPDVARSLANLATLYKDQGLYGRAEPLHQRALAILEVALGKSHPDVASLLDNLGVLYYAQGLYGRAEPLYQRALATREAAFGNSHPAVAKSLNNLASLYADQGLYGQAEPLYQRALTIREATLGNNHREIARPLQNLALLYMDQGLYGRAEPLYQRALAILEADLGDKHPDFGTSLANLALLYMEQGLYGRAEPLLQRTLAIQEAALGNNHPDVGRTLNNLAILYVKQGLYGRAGPLLQRALSIQEATLGNKHPVVASSLANLATTYAEQGWYGRAEPLLQRALSIQEATLGTNHILVSETLNTLARLRLTRQGLASALPLLTRAFANSEQRLRQEALDFSESRLAGFLQHLREDEQALYSLLRAHPKDARVQRLALSAVLLRKGRSVEETANISRTVYQRLGAEDRDAFERLRGLRTQLAALSLAGPGSLTPADYQQRLKTLAGEGDTLEADLAKRSAPLRALTTLPSPADIVDRVAASLPKDGALVELVAYRDSRLGFKPGTPRAKVPDPLRYLALVLFPDASTRALDLGPADPIDLAATRLRDALANRDVSFQVAAQELHRLAFQPLRPLLGTTHRLLFSPDGQLGLVPFAALHDGRRFLLDSVDFTYLTSGRELLPRPQDTLPTASVFVLADPDFEASPRAAPSAAGNTSTPTRSSASLERFFSTLRADRVASGWAPLPGSRQEAESIQRLLPQAQLFLGADATKERLLGLPTPGILHLATHGFFLEDAPTPAGTRAVVQFGALGHDPLALRPPDPMLRSGLALAGAHAPAADASQESQPRPDAALVTALELAGLDLWGTQLVVLSACDTGRGDVKLGQGVSGLRRSLVVAGAETVVMSLWKVNDDSTRLLMDTYYRNLLAGQGRASALRGAMRSLRASRPHPHHWAPFIALGSDAPLRAITPKPQKAQGGEGP, encoded by the coding sequence ATGCGACAGATTTTCGGATGGATGACGGTGGTGGTTCTCTGCTGCGCGGCAGGAGGCGACGCCGGCGAGGAGACGCCAGACGGGCGGCTGGTAGAGGCACAGTCTGCCTTTGGCGAGGCGACGAAGCTCAAAGACGCGGGCGAGCATGCCAAAGCCCTCGCACGGGCCAGGCATGCGCTCGCGCTGAGGGAGGCCGTTCTCGGCGGCACGCATCCAGACGTCGCCAGCTGTCTGGAGTTGGTGGGTGAGCTGCATGTGCGGCAAGGGGAGCTGGCCCTCGCCGAGCCACTGCTTCAACGTACGCTCGCCATCCGGGAAGCGGCCCTCGACAAGGACCACCCCGACCTCGCCCGAACGCTCCACAGACTCGCCAACCTCTACCTGGACCAGGGGTTGTATAGCCGGGCCGAGCCCCTCTACCAGCGCGCGCTCGCCATCCGCGAAGTGGCCCTCGGCAACAACCACCCCGACCTCGCCAACACGCTCAACAACCTCGCCAACCTCTACGGGGACCAGGGGTTGTACAGCCGGGCCGAACCCCTCTACCAGCGCGCGCTCGCCATCCGCGAGGCGGCCCTGGGCAACAACCACCCCGACGTCGCCAGGTCGCTCGCCAACCTCGCAACCCTCTACAAAGACCAGGGGTTGTACGGCCGGGCCGAGCCCCTCCACCAGCGCGCGCTCGCCATCCTCGAAGTGGCCCTCGGCAAGAGCCACCCTGACGTCGCCAGCTTGCTCGACAACCTCGGCGTCCTCTACTACGCGCAGGGGTTGTATGGCCGGGCCGAGCCCCTCTACCAGCGCGCGCTCGCCACGCGGGAAGCGGCCTTCGGCAACAGCCATCCCGCCGTCGCCAAATCGCTCAACAACCTCGCCAGCCTCTACGCGGACCAGGGGTTGTACGGACAGGCCGAGCCGCTCTATCAGCGCGCGCTCACCATCCGGGAAGCGACTCTCGGCAACAACCACCGCGAGATTGCCAGGCCGCTCCAAAACCTCGCCCTCCTCTACATGGACCAGGGGCTGTACGGCCGGGCCGAGCCCCTCTACCAGCGCGCGCTCGCCATCCTCGAAGCGGACCTCGGCGACAAACACCCCGACTTCGGCACCTCGCTCGCCAACCTCGCCCTCCTCTACATGGAGCAGGGGTTGTACGGCCGGGCCGAGCCCCTCCTCCAGCGCACGCTCGCCATTCAGGAAGCGGCCCTTGGCAACAACCACCCCGACGTCGGCAGGACGCTCAACAACCTCGCCATCCTCTACGTGAAGCAGGGGTTGTACGGCCGGGCCGGGCCACTCCTCCAGCGCGCACTCTCCATCCAGGAGGCGACCCTCGGCAACAAGCACCCCGTCGTCGCCAGCTCGCTCGCCAACCTCGCGACCACCTACGCAGAGCAAGGGTGGTACGGCCGGGCCGAGCCACTGCTCCAGCGCGCACTTTCCATCCAGGAGGCGACCCTCGGCACCAACCACATCCTCGTCTCTGAAACGCTCAACACCCTAGCGCGGCTCCGCTTGACCCGGCAGGGCCTCGCCAGTGCCCTGCCGCTCCTCACGCGTGCCTTCGCCAACTCCGAGCAGCGCCTGCGCCAGGAGGCACTCGACTTCTCCGAGTCGCGCCTGGCCGGCTTCCTCCAACATCTGCGCGAGGACGAGCAGGCGCTCTACTCCCTGTTGCGCGCACACCCCAAGGACGCCCGTGTGCAACGCCTGGCCCTCAGCGCCGTGCTCCTGCGCAAGGGGCGCTCCGTCGAGGAGACCGCCAACATCTCCCGAACCGTCTACCAGCGCCTGGGCGCCGAGGACCGCGACGCCTTCGAGCGCCTGCGAGGCCTGCGCACCCAACTGGCCGCCCTCTCGCTCGCGGGCCCCGGCTCGCTGACCCCGGCAGACTACCAACAGCGCCTCAAGACGCTGGCCGGCGAGGGCGACACTCTCGAAGCAGACCTCGCCAAACGCTCCGCGCCCCTCCGGGCCCTCACCACCCTGCCCTCCCCCGCCGACATCGTCGACCGGGTCGCCGCCTCCCTCCCCAAGGATGGCGCCCTGGTCGAGCTCGTCGCCTACAGGGACAGTCGCCTCGGCTTCAAACCCGGCACGCCACGCGCGAAGGTTCCTGACCCGCTCCGCTACCTGGCGCTGGTGCTCTTCCCAGATGCTTCCACCCGCGCCCTGGACCTTGGCCCCGCGGACCCCATCGACCTCGCCGCCACGCGCCTGCGCGATGCCCTGGCCAACCGCGATGTCTCCTTCCAGGTCGCGGCCCAGGAACTCCACCGGCTCGCCTTCCAGCCCCTGCGCCCCCTGTTGGGGACCACCCATCGCCTGTTGTTCTCTCCCGACGGACAGCTCGGCCTCGTCCCCTTCGCCGCGCTCCACGACGGCCGCCGCTTCCTCCTCGACTCCGTCGACTTCACCTACCTGACCTCCGGCAGGGAGCTGCTCCCTCGTCCCCAGGACACCCTCCCCACCGCCTCCGTCTTCGTCCTCGCCGACCCGGACTTCGAGGCCTCACCGCGAGCCGCGCCCTCCGCCGCCGGAAACACCTCCACGCCGACGCGGAGCTCCGCCTCCCTGGAGCGCTTCTTCTCCACCCTGCGCGCGGACCGCGTCGCCAGCGGCTGGGCGCCGCTGCCGGGCTCTCGCCAGGAGGCCGAGAGCATTCAGCGCCTGCTGCCCCAGGCCCAGCTCTTCCTCGGAGCCGACGCCACCAAGGAGCGACTGCTCGGCCTGCCCACCCCTGGCATCCTCCACCTCGCCACTCACGGCTTCTTCCTCGAGGACGCCCCCACTCCCGCGGGCACACGCGCCGTGGTCCAGTTCGGTGCACTCGGCCACGATCCGCTGGCCCTTCGCCCGCCAGATCCCATGCTGCGCTCGGGCCTTGCCCTCGCGGGCGCACACGCCCCGGCGGCTGATGCATCCCAGGAGTCCCAGCCCCGGCCCGACGCCGCGCTCGTCACCGCGCTCGAGCTGGCCGGCCTCGACCTCTGGGGGACCCAGCTCGTCGTCCTCTCCGCCTGCGACACCGGCCGAGGCGACGTCAAGCTGGGCCAGGGAGTCTCCGGCCTGCGCCGCTCCCTGGTCGTGGCCGGCGCCGAAACAGTCGTCATGAGCCTGTGGAAGGTGAACGACGACTCCACCCGCCTCCTCATGGACACCTACTACCGCAACCTGTTGGCCGGCCAGGGTCGCGCTTCCGCCCTACGCGGGGCCATGCGCTCGCTGCGGGCTTCCCGGCCCCATCCCCACCACTGGGCCCCCTTCATCGCCCTGGGGAGCGACGCGCCCCTGCGCGCAATCACACCCAAGCCACAGAAGGCGCAGGGAGGAGAGGGCCCTTAG
- a CDS encoding insulinase family protein encodes MRLVVREDPRAKQVTVYLSYRVGATDEPAGKTGLAELAARLSLMARHGGAGAQTLEARLEAADVTSRNTVTYDDTELWSTLAQARFARAVELEAQRMSEPLAHVTEEDFRRVRARQMDDLWARYEAQGTGPSRRWLHEKLLAGHPYGRPVGGTPESLEHLTLEDVQSFVKANYTPAHAVLVVSGPVPLADAKFEVARAFSGALGVGSDKRIPPVARIPPPAPEEAPGDSPMEVVRGSVKVPRLHFLLTVPGRYSGKHAEGMFAMEAIKSWMGANLKRDEYALGNSYTTTYQELDGLTVIDCAVDLMRHVREEEARGLATNMRGTLESFGERMLEGMSGREAGPSASFQAEQGGRVSYNHTTADQLRRQMDQELRTQSRLGSAVNIARTLRATGRVDILRFQEEQVNRALTYGVMSPYLRQYFRAERVRTMLVLP; translated from the coding sequence ATGCGGCTGGTGGTACGGGAGGACCCCCGAGCGAAGCAGGTGACGGTGTACCTGTCCTACCGCGTCGGGGCCACGGACGAGCCCGCCGGCAAGACAGGACTGGCCGAGCTCGCGGCCCGCCTCTCGTTGATGGCGCGACACGGGGGGGCTGGCGCCCAGACGCTGGAGGCACGGCTGGAGGCCGCGGACGTGACGTCGAGGAACACGGTGACGTATGACGATACGGAGCTGTGGAGCACGCTGGCGCAGGCCCGCTTTGCCAGGGCGGTGGAGCTGGAGGCCCAGAGGATGTCCGAGCCCCTCGCGCACGTCACCGAGGAGGACTTCCGCAGGGTGCGCGCACGGCAGATGGACGACCTGTGGGCGCGCTACGAGGCTCAGGGCACGGGGCCTTCCCGTCGGTGGCTCCACGAGAAGCTGCTGGCAGGCCATCCCTACGGCCGCCCCGTGGGGGGAACGCCCGAGTCGCTCGAGCACCTCACCCTGGAAGACGTGCAGTCCTTCGTGAAGGCGAACTACACCCCGGCCCATGCGGTGCTGGTGGTGTCCGGGCCCGTGCCGCTGGCGGATGCGAAGTTCGAGGTGGCCAGGGCCTTCTCCGGCGCCCTGGGCGTGGGCTCCGACAAGCGCATTCCTCCCGTCGCGCGCATCCCTCCGCCCGCCCCGGAGGAAGCTCCAGGGGACTCGCCCATGGAGGTCGTGCGCGGGTCCGTGAAGGTGCCGCGGCTTCATTTCCTGCTGACGGTGCCGGGCCGCTATTCGGGGAAGCACGCCGAGGGGATGTTCGCGATGGAGGCCATCAAGTCGTGGATGGGGGCGAACCTCAAGCGGGACGAGTACGCGCTCGGCAATTCCTACACGACCACCTACCAGGAGCTGGATGGCTTGACGGTGATCGACTGTGCCGTCGACCTGATGCGGCACGTCCGTGAGGAGGAAGCGCGAGGGCTGGCCACCAACATGCGAGGGACGCTCGAGTCTTTTGGCGAGCGGATGCTCGAGGGCATGTCGGGTAGGGAGGCGGGCCCCAGCGCGTCGTTCCAGGCAGAGCAGGGCGGGCGGGTCAGCTACAACCACACCACCGCCGACCAGCTGCGGAGGCAGATGGATCAGGAACTCCGCACGCAGTCGCGCCTGGGCTCGGCCGTGAACATCGCGCGGACGTTACGTGCCACGGGCCGGGTAGACATCCTTCGCTTCCAGGAGGAGCAGGTGAATCGGGCGCTCACCTACGGCGTCATGTCGCCCTACCTGCGCCAGTACTTCCGCGCCGAGCGGGTGCGGACGATGTTGGTCCTCCCGTGA
- a CDS encoding S53 family peptidase → MMKKPPAPGRKPKLRSIIPPEAKLRLRPNLRAVLEKSKQAPPLARPRRAPVPVPRTQAAPQEDTERITATLALRRQRAVPSAEALAKLPPARRKHLGAEDLEAFGVSQEDLEAVEAFVAQKGLDIERVFPAAAMVVVSGTPETVAAAFLPPGKVGDFVDASVPPALAGKVRWIFGLDDRELSRPHAFMRSGREPLPKLLKKAPHLKELLVPRGHFAPDVARFYGYPELKGEGQCVGLLQLGGAAIERDLSQYFEALELPYPEVVYVGENIPGYGRFNVEVTFDVALVGAVCPRARIAVYNSRDVSVNGILVALCMAIFDEVNKPSVLSMSWSFPEIAGQGPTQLEADIINELLALAAWRGISVCMSSGDSGALTPITYSDGRPTAVPAANFPASSPYVLACGGTTLLVKDDAIHSEVVWNSLTRPMLFLDFPDAETAFPYPMATGGGISRLYTRPAWQDAARVPPLVDCYWYIGMLQRVDTFHGRGTPDVAASADWMTGYEFIFQGKWNTMGGTSAAAPMWAALLALMNEGLEANHGPGTRVGWINPYLYRLCLEEGTEVCRPISQGNNGGFQANPERSWNPCTGLGSPDGKKLAAALGAWPVKPAQLRAAAGTRVGPRGRRR, encoded by the coding sequence ATGATGAAGAAGCCTCCCGCCCCCGGGCGCAAGCCGAAGCTCCGCTCCATCATCCCCCCGGAGGCGAAGCTCCGCCTCCGGCCAAACCTGCGGGCGGTCCTGGAGAAGTCGAAGCAGGCACCGCCCCTCGCCCGGCCCCGGAGGGCGCCTGTCCCTGTCCCCAGGACGCAGGCGGCCCCGCAGGAGGATACCGAACGCATCACCGCCACCCTGGCGCTGCGGCGCCAGCGGGCCGTCCCTTCCGCCGAGGCCCTGGCGAAGCTGCCCCCCGCCCGGCGCAAGCACCTGGGCGCGGAAGACCTGGAGGCCTTCGGGGTCTCCCAGGAGGACCTGGAGGCGGTGGAGGCGTTCGTCGCCCAGAAGGGGCTGGACATCGAGCGGGTGTTCCCGGCCGCGGCGATGGTGGTGGTGAGCGGGACGCCGGAGACGGTGGCCGCGGCCTTCCTTCCCCCGGGCAAGGTGGGGGACTTCGTCGACGCCTCCGTGCCTCCCGCGCTGGCCGGGAAGGTGCGCTGGATCTTCGGGCTGGACGACCGTGAGCTGTCGCGCCCCCATGCCTTCATGCGCAGCGGCAGGGAGCCCCTTCCGAAGCTGCTCAAGAAGGCTCCCCACCTGAAGGAGCTGCTGGTGCCCCGAGGGCACTTCGCCCCTGACGTCGCGCGGTTCTATGGCTACCCGGAGCTGAAGGGCGAGGGGCAGTGCGTGGGGCTGCTCCAACTCGGAGGGGCGGCCATCGAGAGGGACCTGAGTCAGTACTTCGAGGCCCTGGAGCTTCCGTACCCGGAGGTCGTCTACGTCGGTGAGAACATCCCCGGGTACGGCCGCTTCAACGTGGAGGTGACGTTCGACGTCGCCCTGGTGGGCGCGGTGTGCCCCCGAGCGAGAATCGCCGTCTACAACTCGCGGGACGTCAGCGTGAACGGCATCCTCGTCGCGCTGTGCATGGCCATCTTCGACGAGGTGAACAAGCCCTCGGTGCTGTCGATGAGCTGGTCCTTCCCGGAGATCGCCGGCCAGGGGCCCACGCAGCTCGAGGCCGACATCATCAACGAGCTGCTCGCCCTGGCGGCGTGGCGGGGCATCTCGGTGTGCATGTCGAGCGGTGACAGCGGGGCGCTCACGCCCATCACCTACTCCGACGGCCGGCCCACGGCGGTGCCGGCGGCCAACTTCCCCGCCAGCAGCCCGTACGTCCTGGCCTGTGGAGGAACGACGCTCCTGGTGAAGGACGACGCCATCCACTCGGAGGTCGTCTGGAACTCGCTGACCCGGCCCATGCTGTTCCTGGACTTCCCGGACGCGGAGACGGCCTTCCCGTACCCGATGGCGACCGGCGGCGGCATCAGCCGTCTCTACACGCGCCCGGCCTGGCAGGACGCGGCGAGAGTCCCTCCGCTGGTGGACTGCTACTGGTACATCGGGATGCTCCAGCGGGTGGACACGTTCCACGGGCGGGGCACGCCGGACGTGGCGGCCAGCGCGGATTGGATGACGGGCTATGAGTTCATCTTCCAGGGGAAGTGGAACACCATGGGCGGCACCAGCGCGGCGGCCCCGATGTGGGCGGCGTTGCTGGCGCTGATGAACGAGGGACTGGAAGCCAACCACGGGCCAGGGACTCGCGTGGGGTGGATCAACCCGTACCTGTACCGGCTCTGCCTGGAGGAGGGCACGGAGGTGTGCCGGCCCATCTCCCAGGGAAACAACGGCGGCTTCCAGGCCAACCCGGAGCGGAGCTGGAACCCGTGCACCGGGCTGGGGTCGCCGGATGGCAAGAAGCTCGCGGCGGCACTGGGGGCCTGGCCGGTGAAGCCCGCGCAGCTGCGCGCGGCGGCTGGCACGAGGGTGGGGCCCCGGGGCCGTCGGAGGTAG